A window of the Thermus thermophilus HB8 genome harbors these coding sequences:
- a CDS encoding TRM11 family SAM-dependent methyltransferase, which translates to MKRNAWEVYGEVLKTARELGLEGEEQEVAKALLAWPKERFHALAARVGLKAKYLRHDLLPIAFLPEPLREALQGGLPLREAHRLHRLLKRGELSLQDLTGKDPKALMALPARPGEVDPRLPVWFFPPEPWEEALPMAVARALVQLYTREGELVLDPMAGRGTVVEAARALDRRAWGGDIAPRGPLVERADIRDLPRRFRKEAALVVLHPPTFSTWLREEGYREEAEERYGEYIRHISSFLDLCRPTLAPGGKLVLVARPRRTLTPKDLEAGHDFFLAPWERALAEADFRPLSYHLAVSQDGRQDWHLFVGEPRG; encoded by the coding sequence ATGAAGCGAAACGCTTGGGAGGTGTACGGCGAGGTTCTTAAGACGGCCCGGGAGCTTGGCCTCGAGGGGGAGGAGCAAGAGGTGGCCAAGGCCCTCCTCGCCTGGCCCAAAGAGCGCTTCCACGCCCTCGCCGCCCGGGTGGGCCTAAAGGCGAAGTACCTGCGGCACGACCTTCTCCCCATCGCCTTTCTCCCCGAGCCCCTGCGGGAGGCGCTCCAAGGGGGGCTCCCCCTCCGGGAGGCCCACAGGCTCCACCGGCTCCTGAAGCGCGGGGAGCTTTCCCTTCAGGACCTAACGGGCAAGGACCCCAAGGCCCTCATGGCCCTCCCGGCCAGGCCGGGGGAGGTGGACCCTCGCCTCCCCGTCTGGTTCTTCCCCCCTGAGCCCTGGGAGGAGGCCCTCCCCATGGCGGTGGCCCGGGCCCTGGTCCAGCTCTACACGAGGGAGGGGGAGCTCGTGCTGGACCCCATGGCGGGCCGGGGGACCGTGGTGGAGGCCGCCCGCGCCCTGGACCGCCGGGCCTGGGGCGGGGACATCGCCCCCAGGGGCCCCCTGGTGGAGCGGGCCGACATCCGGGACCTCCCCCGGCGCTTCCGGAAGGAGGCCGCCTTGGTGGTCCTCCACCCGCCCACCTTCTCCACCTGGCTCCGGGAGGAGGGGTACCGGGAGGAGGCGGAGGAGCGCTACGGGGAGTACATCCGCCACATCTCCTCCTTCCTGGACCTCTGCCGCCCCACCCTGGCCCCCGGGGGAAAGCTGGTCCTGGTGGCCAGGCCCCGGCGGACCCTCACCCCGAAGGACCTGGAGGCGGGGCACGACTTCTTCCTCGCCCCGTGGGAACGGGCCCTGGCCGAGGCCGACTTCCGCCCCCTCTCCTACCACCTGGCCGTGAGCCAGGACGGCAGGCAGGACTGGCACCTCTTCGTGGGGGAGCCCCGGGGGTAA
- a CDS encoding helix-turn-helix transcriptional regulator, whose product MGQEAKSARLLQMAEALKLRPMRVGELARRFGVSERTVERDLEALLELGFPVERLARGLYRIADRPPSLHPIEALALFAAGRLLYHQAPTRQYRMALDKLARMLPEPLRGLLLRSTQGLEARQGESRTLEMVARALLERRVLAFEYRSGGSKNWRPKELLVYFLEANRANLGLYAIGYERTYHRAVLTFKLSRMRHARLLDESYEIPQDFDPNAYLRRAWGVVGVREKGVEVRLRFAPEAAWRVLEGDYPGLHLEEELPDGSLLARLEAAPFKGGVPWEVLAWVQSFGPRVEVLSPPELRRLWLEEAERVLALYGNRQEVSGSPPKVRA is encoded by the coding sequence ATGGGACAAGAGGCCAAGAGCGCCCGCCTCCTGCAGATGGCCGAGGCCTTAAAGCTCAGGCCCATGCGGGTGGGGGAACTCGCCCGCCGCTTCGGCGTGAGCGAGCGCACGGTGGAGCGGGACCTCGAGGCCCTTCTTGAACTCGGCTTTCCCGTGGAGCGCCTGGCCCGGGGGCTCTACCGCATCGCCGACCGCCCCCCTTCCCTCCACCCTATAGAGGCCCTGGCCCTCTTCGCCGCGGGAAGGCTCCTCTACCACCAGGCCCCCACGCGCCAGTACCGCATGGCCTTGGACAAACTCGCCCGCATGCTTCCCGAGCCCTTGCGGGGCCTTCTCCTCCGGAGTACCCAGGGCCTGGAGGCGCGCCAGGGGGAGAGCCGCACCCTGGAGATGGTGGCCCGGGCCCTCCTGGAGCGGCGGGTACTCGCCTTTGAGTACCGCTCCGGGGGCTCCAAGAACTGGCGGCCAAAGGAACTCTTGGTCTACTTCCTCGAGGCCAACCGGGCCAACCTGGGCCTCTACGCCATCGGCTACGAGCGCACCTACCACCGGGCCGTGCTCACCTTCAAGCTCTCCCGCATGCGCCACGCCCGCCTTCTGGACGAGTCCTACGAGATCCCCCAGGACTTTGACCCCAACGCCTACCTGCGCCGGGCCTGGGGGGTAGTGGGGGTGCGGGAGAAGGGGGTGGAGGTGCGCCTCCGTTTCGCTCCGGAGGCGGCCTGGCGGGTTCTGGAGGGGGACTACCCCGGCCTCCACCTCGAGGAGGAGCTTCCCGACGGGAGCCTTCTCGCCCGCCTCGAGGCCGCCCCCTTCAAGGGCGGGGTGCCCTGGGAGGTCCTGGCCTGGGTGCAGAGCTTCGGCCCCCGGGTGGAGGTGCTGAGCCCCCCGGAGCTCAGGCGGCTTTGGCTGGAGGAGGCGGAGCGGGTTCTGGCCCTCTACGGGAACCGACAGGAGGTGTCGGGTTCCCCTCCTAAGGTGCGCGCATGA
- a CDS encoding CRISPR-associated helicase/endonuclease Cas3, producing MSVEEAALALWAKSGNPFHPLLAHMLDTAAVALAVLRMEPPRTRALYAEDWGLPEEGALAWAAALVGLHDLGKASPVFQAGWEEGKERVQRAGLPFGELLDWVAHGVFTELFLRRLLKEKGLPERAANDLAAALGAHHGFPANAEEKSRARRHLRTEDPLWKEARRWLLEEVFRRLGAPLPPSQGNGEARPEAVLRVMALASFADWVASDPSLFPYGRDPRRGDYLKEALRLAQEALNRLGWPAFAKAQRREFGELFPYIPKPNALQESVPALLEGACTPVLLLVEAPMGMGKTEAALYAHHLLQAGLGHRGLYVALPTQATANGLFPRVRGFLERLGEGSRLELQLQHGTALLNPHYAGLLERAAPRQVGEEEEGGAVASAWFSARKRAMLAPYGVGTLDQALLGVLRVKHHFVRLWGLMNRVVVLDEVHAYDVYTSGLLQALLRWLRALGSSAVVMTATLPPSRRRALLEAWAGEEVEGQDLGPYPRVVLVGEGVKARSLPPAREVEVALEVLREVDVEPLAQRLKGALPGAVGAIVNTVDRAQDLYRALGEGTPLTLEELARRLGGISGGQAWEEVRQALPERGGEVVGKVLTDGTLVFLLHARFPAEERALRGSVVLALFGKGGPRPPRAILVATQVAEQSLDLDFDLLYTDLAPIDLLFQRSGRLHRHERPRPEEHARPRLLLGVPEDLDFGKPLYWDKVYEDYVLLATWRALSGRDRLRVPGDLEALLEEIYEGENPESFPEGLRERAKKSLKALQERRDREANTARRLSLSELDRLLAYWDEGALVAQERLEDDEEKAETQRLLTRLGDPSVAVVPLFRVGEGLFLDREGRRRAPLKGEVSREEAEALFRRAVRLSRFPLPQELLKEEPPPAWRKSGLLRGLRPLEVGRVFRSGERAFQVELDPELGVVYLPV from the coding sequence ATGAGCGTTGAGGAAGCCGCCCTCGCCCTCTGGGCCAAAAGCGGGAACCCCTTCCACCCCCTCCTCGCCCACATGCTGGACACGGCGGCCGTGGCCCTAGCCGTCCTCCGGATGGAGCCTCCCCGGACCCGCGCCCTCTACGCCGAGGACTGGGGCCTTCCCGAGGAGGGGGCCTTGGCCTGGGCGGCCGCCCTCGTGGGCCTCCACGACCTGGGCAAGGCGAGCCCCGTCTTCCAGGCGGGCTGGGAGGAGGGAAAGGAACGGGTCCAAAGGGCGGGCCTCCCCTTCGGCGAGCTTCTGGACTGGGTGGCCCACGGGGTCTTCACGGAGCTTTTCCTGCGGAGGCTCCTCAAGGAGAAGGGGCTTCCCGAGCGGGCGGCCAACGACCTCGCCGCCGCCCTCGGGGCTCACCACGGCTTCCCGGCGAACGCCGAGGAGAAGAGCCGGGCCCGGCGCCACCTCAGGACGGAGGACCCCCTCTGGAAAGAGGCCCGGAGGTGGCTCTTGGAGGAGGTTTTCCGGAGGCTTGGGGCCCCCCTTCCCCCCTCGCAGGGAAACGGCGAGGCGCGGCCCGAGGCCGTCCTAAGGGTCATGGCCCTGGCCTCCTTCGCCGACTGGGTGGCCTCGGACCCCTCCCTCTTCCCCTACGGCCGGGACCCCCGCCGGGGGGACTACCTGAAGGAGGCCCTAAGGCTCGCTCAAGAGGCCCTGAACCGCCTGGGCTGGCCCGCCTTCGCGAAGGCCCAGAGGAGGGAGTTCGGGGAACTTTTCCCCTACATCCCGAAGCCCAATGCCCTCCAGGAAAGTGTCCCGGCCCTCCTGGAAGGGGCGTGTACCCCGGTCCTCCTCCTGGTGGAGGCCCCCATGGGCATGGGCAAGACCGAGGCCGCCCTCTACGCCCACCACCTCCTCCAGGCGGGGCTCGGCCACCGGGGGCTCTACGTGGCCCTGCCCACCCAGGCCACGGCCAACGGCCTCTTCCCCCGGGTGAGGGGCTTTCTGGAGCGGCTGGGGGAGGGGAGCCGCCTGGAGCTCCAGCTCCAGCACGGCACCGCCCTCCTCAACCCCCACTACGCCGGGCTTCTGGAGCGGGCCGCCCCCCGCCAGGTGGGGGAGGAGGAGGAAGGAGGGGCTGTGGCCTCGGCGTGGTTCTCCGCCCGCAAGCGGGCCATGCTGGCTCCCTACGGGGTGGGCACCCTGGACCAGGCCCTCCTTGGCGTGCTTCGGGTCAAGCACCACTTCGTCCGGCTCTGGGGGCTCATGAACCGGGTGGTGGTGCTGGACGAGGTGCACGCCTACGACGTCTACACTTCGGGCCTCCTCCAGGCCCTCCTGCGCTGGCTCAGGGCGCTCGGCTCCAGCGCCGTCGTCATGACCGCCACCCTGCCTCCTTCCCGCCGGAGGGCCCTCCTCGAGGCCTGGGCGGGGGAGGAGGTGGAGGGGCAGGACCTCGGCCCCTACCCCCGGGTGGTCCTGGTGGGGGAGGGGGTGAAGGCCCGCTCCCTGCCCCCGGCCCGGGAGGTGGAGGTGGCCCTCGAGGTCCTGCGGGAGGTGGACGTGGAGCCCCTCGCCCAGAGGCTTAAGGGGGCCCTCCCCGGGGCGGTGGGGGCCATCGTGAACACCGTGGACCGGGCCCAGGACCTCTACCGGGCCCTGGGGGAGGGAACCCCTCTTACCCTCGAGGAGCTGGCGAGGCGCCTTGGGGGCATCTCTGGCGGGCAGGCGTGGGAAGAGGTGCGCCAGGCGCTTCCCGAGCGGGGGGGTGAGGTGGTGGGAAAGGTCCTGACAGACGGCACCCTGGTCTTCCTCCTCCACGCCCGCTTCCCCGCCGAGGAGCGGGCCCTGAGGGGAAGCGTGGTCCTCGCCCTCTTCGGCAAGGGAGGGCCAAGGCCCCCGCGGGCCATCCTGGTGGCCACCCAGGTGGCGGAGCAGAGCCTGGACCTGGACTTTGACCTCCTCTACACCGACCTCGCCCCCATAGACCTCCTCTTCCAGCGCTCCGGGAGGCTCCACCGCCACGAGCGGCCTAGGCCCGAGGAACACGCCCGCCCCCGGCTCCTCCTAGGGGTGCCGGAGGACCTGGACTTCGGAAAGCCCCTCTACTGGGACAAGGTTTACGAGGACTACGTCCTCCTCGCCACCTGGCGGGCCCTTTCGGGGCGGGACCGCCTCCGCGTGCCCGGAGACCTCGAGGCCCTCTTGGAGGAGATCTATGAGGGGGAAAATCCCGAGAGCTTCCCCGAGGGCCTGCGGGAGCGGGCGAAGAAGAGCCTGAAGGCCCTTCAAGAGCGGCGGGACCGGGAGGCGAACACCGCCAGGAGGCTTTCCCTAAGCGAGCTGGACCGCCTCCTCGCCTACTGGGACGAGGGCGCCCTGGTGGCCCAGGAGCGCCTGGAGGACGACGAGGAGAAGGCGGAGACCCAGCGCCTCCTCACCCGCCTGGGAGACCCCAGCGTGGCCGTGGTCCCTCTCTTCCGGGTGGGGGAGGGGCTTTTCCTGGACCGGGAGGGGCGGCGGAGGGCACCGCTGAAGGGGGAGGTCTCCCGAGAAGAGGCCGAGGCCCTCTTCCGGCGGGCGGTGCGTCTCTCCCGCTTTCCCCTCCCCCAGGAGCTCCTGAAGGAGGAGCCCCCACCCGCTTGGCGCAAAAGCGGCCTCCTCCGGGGCCTCCGCCCCTTGGAGGTGGGGCGGGTCTTCCGCTCGGGGGAGCGGGCCTTCCAGGTGGAGCTGGACCCCGAGCTCGGGGTGGTCTACCTTCCGGTCTGA
- the casA gene encoding type I-E CRISPR-associated protein Cse1/CasA: protein MGSLEKFNLIDEPWIPVLKGGRVVEVGIGEALLRAHEFARIETPSPLEEAVLHRLLLAVLHRALSGPRCPEDVLDWWRKGGFPQDPIRDYLNRFRDRFFLFHPEAPFLQVADLPEENPLPWSKLLPELASGNNPTLFDHTTEENLPKATYAQAARALLVHQAFAPGGLLRRYGVGSAKDAPVARPALFLPTGQNLLETLLLNLVPYTPEDDAPIWEVPPLRLGDLEGARTKWPLTGRTRVYTWPARGVRLLDEGDGVRFMGYGPGVEPLEATHRDPMVAQRLDAKGNLLVLRLSEERSFWRDFSAMLPRQGGKVAATLEHAENLQGELEDEGLEGRITLRVLGQVSDQAKVLDIRREVYPLPSGLLTPKAEENLEKALKMAEELGQGLKHLAQEVAKAVVGERDRGHGRSPYLEELTKLANSLPLERLYWHALDGAFPRFFARVEEEASLDLWREALRGAALEAWKATRRFLGTGARHLKALAQGEQEFGRLLGELGEEVRT, encoded by the coding sequence GTGGGAAGCTTGGAGAAGTTCAACCTCATTGACGAGCCCTGGATCCCCGTCCTGAAGGGCGGGCGGGTGGTGGAGGTGGGGATCGGGGAGGCCCTCTTGCGGGCCCACGAGTTCGCCCGCATAGAGACCCCTTCCCCCCTGGAGGAGGCCGTCCTCCACCGCCTCCTCCTGGCGGTGCTCCACCGGGCCCTCTCGGGCCCCCGTTGCCCGGAGGACGTTCTGGACTGGTGGCGGAAGGGGGGCTTTCCCCAAGACCCCATAAGGGACTACCTGAACCGCTTCCGGGACCGCTTCTTCCTCTTCCACCCCGAGGCCCCCTTTCTCCAGGTGGCGGACCTTCCGGAGGAGAACCCCCTTCCCTGGAGCAAGCTCCTCCCCGAGCTCGCGAGCGGCAACAACCCCACCCTCTTTGACCACACCACCGAGGAAAACCTCCCCAAGGCCACCTACGCCCAGGCCGCCCGGGCCCTCCTCGTGCACCAGGCCTTCGCCCCCGGGGGGCTCCTCCGCCGCTACGGGGTGGGCTCGGCGAAAGATGCCCCCGTGGCCCGTCCCGCCCTCTTTCTGCCCACCGGGCAAAACCTGCTGGAAACCCTCCTTTTGAACCTCGTCCCTTACACTCCAGAGGACGATGCCCCCATTTGGGAAGTGCCGCCCTTGCGGCTTGGGGACCTGGAGGGCGCCAGGACCAAGTGGCCCCTCACGGGCAGGACCCGGGTCTACACCTGGCCCGCCCGGGGGGTGCGCCTCCTGGACGAGGGGGACGGCGTGCGCTTCATGGGCTACGGCCCCGGGGTGGAGCCCTTAGAGGCCACGCACCGCGACCCCATGGTGGCCCAGCGCCTGGATGCCAAAGGTAACCTCCTCGTCCTCCGCCTTTCCGAGGAGCGGAGCTTCTGGCGCGACTTCTCCGCCATGCTCCCGAGGCAAGGGGGCAAGGTGGCCGCCACCCTGGAGCACGCGGAGAACCTCCAGGGGGAGCTGGAGGACGAGGGCTTGGAGGGGCGCATCACCTTGCGCGTGCTGGGCCAGGTCTCGGACCAGGCCAAGGTCCTGGACATCCGCCGGGAGGTCTACCCCTTGCCCTCGGGGCTCCTTACCCCGAAGGCGGAGGAAAACCTGGAAAAAGCCTTGAAGATGGCCGAGGAGCTGGGGCAGGGCCTGAAGCACCTTGCCCAGGAGGTGGCCAAGGCGGTGGTGGGGGAGCGGGACCGCGGTCACGGGCGAAGCCCGTACCTTGAGGAGCTTACGAAGCTCGCCAACTCCCTCCCCCTGGAGCGCCTTTACTGGCACGCCCTGGACGGGGCCTTTCCCAGGTTTTTCGCCCGGGTGGAGGAGGAAGCCTCCCTGGACCTCTGGCGGGAAGCCCTAAGGGGGGCGGCCCTGGAGGCCTGGAAGGCCACCCGGCGCTTCCTGGGCACGGGGGCGCGGCACCTGAAGGCCCTGGCCCAGGGAGAACAGGAGTTTGGACGCTTGCTTGGTGAGCTTGGCGAGGAGGTGCGGACGTGA
- the casB gene encoding type I-E CRISPR-associated protein Cse2/CasB yields the protein MSPGERFLDWLKRLQGQKAWTAARAAFRRSLAFPPGAYPRAMPYVEPFLAKGDWRQEEREAHYLVAALYALKDGDHQVGRTLARALWEKAQGSASVEKRFLALLEADRDQIAFRLRQAVALVEGGIDFARLLDDLLRWFSPERHVQARWAREYYGAGASEEEKKKEVEA from the coding sequence GTGAGCCCAGGAGAACGGTTTCTGGACTGGCTTAAGCGCCTTCAAGGCCAGAAGGCCTGGACCGCGGCGCGGGCGGCCTTCAGGCGGAGCCTGGCCTTCCCCCCTGGGGCCTATCCCAGGGCGATGCCCTACGTGGAGCCCTTCTTGGCCAAAGGGGATTGGAGGCAGGAGGAGCGCGAGGCCCACTACCTGGTGGCGGCCCTCTACGCCCTGAAGGACGGGGACCACCAAGTGGGCCGCACCTTGGCCCGGGCCCTCTGGGAGAAGGCCCAGGGCTCGGCCAGCGTGGAGAAGCGTTTTCTGGCCCTTTTGGAGGCGGACCGGGACCAGATCGCCTTCCGCCTGCGCCAGGCGGTGGCCTTGGTGGAAGGAGGGATAGACTTCGCCCGGCTTCTGGATGACCTTTTGCGTTGGTTTTCTCCCGAGAGGCACGTCCAGGCGCGCTGGGCGAGGGAGTACTACGGCGCCGGGGCTTCGGAAGAGGAGAAGAAGAAGGAGGTGGAGGCATGA
- the cas7e gene encoding type I-E CRISPR-associated protein Cas7/Cse4/CasC — translation MKLLEVHILQTVAPSNLNRDDTGSPKDALFGGFRRARISSQAQKRAVRVAFRDWPLLSEEERAVRTKRLVEELLRRLAGVEEELARRAIENALNALGFGVKEGRTEYLLFLGNRELDALAQGIRENLEALSGEVKGKKKAEVPPELKKALERVLDGGKAVDLALFGRMLADRPELGVDAAAQVAHALSTHKVDREFDFYTAVDDLNPKEDTGAGMMGDVEFYSATLYRYAVVDLDKLVENLQGDKELALKGVLAFLEAFALTLPSGKQNSFAAHNPPLFVAFRAGEGMPRNLATAFEAPLRPKEEVPLSRLSAEALLKEWAKFDRVYGPLEPEWKGALDLTGAEGDGVPRLENLKALKEKAAEAVKALLGV, via the coding sequence ATGAAGCTTTTGGAGGTGCACATCCTGCAGACGGTGGCCCCAAGCAACCTGAACCGGGACGACACGGGAAGCCCCAAAGACGCCCTCTTCGGGGGCTTTAGGCGGGCCAGGATCTCCAGCCAGGCCCAGAAGCGGGCAGTGCGGGTGGCCTTTAGGGACTGGCCCCTCCTCTCCGAGGAGGAGCGGGCGGTGCGGACGAAGCGGCTCGTGGAAGAGCTTCTCCGCAGGCTTGCGGGTGTGGAGGAGGAGCTTGCCCGCCGTGCCATAGAGAACGCCCTGAACGCCTTGGGCTTCGGGGTGAAGGAGGGGCGGACGGAGTATCTCCTCTTCCTGGGGAACCGCGAGCTTGACGCCCTGGCCCAGGGCATCCGGGAGAACCTCGAGGCCCTCTCGGGCGAGGTGAAGGGGAAGAAGAAGGCGGAGGTACCCCCCGAGCTCAAGAAGGCCCTGGAGCGGGTCCTGGACGGGGGCAAGGCCGTGGACCTGGCCCTCTTCGGCCGGATGCTCGCCGACCGGCCCGAGCTCGGGGTGGACGCCGCGGCCCAGGTGGCCCACGCCCTAAGCACCCACAAGGTGGACCGGGAGTTTGACTTCTACACCGCCGTGGACGACCTCAACCCCAAAGAGGACACGGGGGCGGGGATGATGGGGGACGTGGAGTTCTACTCCGCCACCCTCTACCGCTACGCCGTGGTGGACCTGGACAAGCTCGTGGAAAACCTCCAGGGGGACAAGGAGCTCGCCCTCAAGGGGGTCCTGGCCTTCCTCGAGGCCTTCGCCCTCACCCTGCCCTCGGGCAAGCAGAACAGCTTCGCCGCCCATAACCCGCCCCTCTTCGTGGCCTTTCGGGCGGGGGAGGGGATGCCCCGGAACCTGGCCACGGCCTTTGAGGCCCCTCTTCGGCCTAAGGAGGAGGTTCCCCTCTCTCGGCTTTCCGCCGAGGCCCTCCTTAAGGAGTGGGCGAAGTTTGACCGGGTCTATGGGCCTCTGGAGCCGGAGTGGAAGGGCGCCTTGGACCTCACCGGGGCGGAAGGGGACGGGGTTCCCAGGCTGGAGAACCTGAAGGCCCTCAAGGAGAAGGCGGCGGAGGCCGTGAAGGCCCTTCTGGGGGTGTAG
- the cas5e gene encoding type I-E CRISPR-associated protein Cas5/CasD: MPTLLIRLQGPLQSWGTRSRFDHRDTWPYPTKSGVVGLLAAALGRDRREDVSDLAALRMGVRVDRKGVLKVDYQTAQFVYRTEGYVAVSTPKEREWLSRYTKTPIRVDERNATVTSKRYFLSDAAFLVGLEGERALLEALHRALKNPRFPLYLGRKSYVPSPPPYLPDGLVEAPLAEALEGYPYLLGGKPPEDLLLALEAEEGRLVYDQPAGPFSERRFAARFVREEVLPKERVPEGPPAWEVARVAH; this comes from the coding sequence GTGCCCACCCTCCTAATCAGGCTCCAAGGCCCCCTGCAGTCCTGGGGCACGCGGAGCCGCTTTGACCACCGGGACACCTGGCCCTACCCCACGAAAAGCGGGGTGGTGGGCCTTCTGGCCGCCGCCCTGGGCCGGGACCGGAGGGAGGACGTCTCCGATCTGGCCGCCCTCCGCATGGGGGTTAGGGTGGACCGGAAGGGGGTGCTCAAGGTGGACTACCAGACGGCTCAGTTTGTTTACCGGACGGAGGGGTACGTTGCCGTTAGCACCCCGAAAGAGAGGGAATGGCTAAGCCGCTATACAAAAACTCCCATACGGGTAGACGAGCGCAATGCGACCGTGACCAGTAAGCGGTACTTCCTCTCCGACGCGGCCTTCCTGGTGGGCCTCGAGGGGGAGAGGGCCCTCCTGGAGGCCCTGCACCGGGCCCTAAAGAACCCTCGCTTCCCCCTCTACCTGGGCCGGAAGAGCTACGTGCCAAGCCCCCCGCCCTACCTCCCCGACGGCCTCGTGGAGGCCCCTTTGGCGGAGGCCCTCGAGGGCTACCCGTACCTTTTGGGCGGGAAGCCCCCGGAGGACCTCCTCCTGGCGCTGGAGGCCGAGGAGGGCCGCCTGGTCTACGACCAACCCGCGGGGCCCTTCAGCGAGCGCCGCTTCGCCGCCCGGTTCGTGCGGGAGGAGGTGCTTCCCAAGGAGAGGGTGCCGGAAGGCCCCCCGGCGTGGGAGGTGGCCCGTGTGGCTCACTAA
- the cas6e gene encoding type I-E CRISPR-associated protein Cas6/Cse3/CasE: MWLTKLVLNPASRAARRDLANPYEMHRTLSKAVSRALEEGRERLLWRLEPARGLEPPVVLVQTLTEPDWSVLDEGYAQVFPPKPFHPALKPGQRLRFRLRANPAKRLAATGKRVALKTPAEKVAWLERRLEEGGFRLLEGERGPWVQILQDTFLEVRRKKDGEEAGKLLQVQAVLFEGRLEVVDPERALATLRRGVGPGKALGLGLLSVAP; encoded by the coding sequence GTGTGGCTCACTAAGCTCGTGCTGAACCCGGCATCCCGGGCCGCCCGCCGGGATTTGGCGAACCCCTACGAGATGCACCGCACCCTCTCCAAGGCGGTCTCCCGGGCCCTGGAGGAGGGGCGGGAGCGGCTTCTTTGGCGCTTGGAGCCCGCCCGGGGTCTGGAGCCTCCCGTGGTCCTGGTGCAGACCCTCACCGAGCCCGACTGGAGCGTGCTGGACGAGGGCTACGCCCAGGTCTTTCCGCCCAAGCCCTTCCACCCCGCCCTGAAGCCCGGCCAGCGCCTCCGCTTCCGCCTCCGGGCCAACCCGGCGAAGCGCCTCGCCGCCACGGGGAAGCGGGTGGCCCTGAAGACCCCGGCGGAGAAGGTCGCCTGGCTGGAGAGGCGCCTTGAGGAGGGGGGGTTCCGCCTCCTGGAGGGGGAAAGGGGCCCCTGGGTGCAGATCCTCCAAGACACCTTCTTGGAGGTCCGGCGGAAGAAGGACGGGGAGGAGGCGGGGAAGCTCCTCCAGGTGCAGGCGGTGCTCTTTGAGGGGCGCCTCGAGGTGGTGGACCCCGAAAGGGCCCTCGCCACGCTAAGGCGGGGCGTGGGCCCCGGGAAGGCCCTGGGCCTCGGCCTCCTTTCCGTGGCCCCCTAG
- the cas1e gene encoding type I-E CRISPR-associated endonuclease Cas1e — translation MPPVSSARNLKELPKFRDGLSYLYVEHAVVEREAGGIGIYDQEGLTLAPVAGLGVLFLGPGTRITHAAVRLLAENGCTVAWVGEGMARFYAQGLGDTRSAARFYRQARAWADPALHLEVVMRLYRMRFSEPLPEGLTLEQVRGLEGVRVRNAYARWSRETGVPWYGRSYDRGNWRAADPVNRALSAGASYLYGLAHAAIVSLGFSPALGFIHTGKLLSFVYDIADLYKADYLVPAAFRTVAESEEAVERRVRRALREAIQEGRLLERMAEDLLNLFRGLGLPEEEDPVEEDPTRPGGLWDLEGEVEGGVAYGGDDPGEGAEEPEG, via the coding sequence GTGCCCCCCGTTTCCAGCGCCAGGAACCTCAAGGAGCTTCCCAAGTTCCGGGACGGCCTCTCCTACCTCTACGTGGAGCACGCCGTGGTGGAGCGGGAGGCCGGGGGCATCGGGATCTACGACCAAGAGGGCCTCACCCTCGCCCCGGTGGCGGGGCTTGGAGTCCTCTTCCTGGGGCCCGGCACCCGCATCACCCACGCCGCCGTCCGCCTCCTCGCCGAGAACGGATGCACCGTGGCCTGGGTGGGGGAGGGGATGGCCCGCTTCTACGCCCAGGGCCTGGGCGACACCCGAAGCGCCGCCCGCTTCTACCGCCAGGCCCGGGCCTGGGCCGACCCCGCCCTGCACCTCGAGGTGGTGATGCGGCTTTACCGCATGCGCTTCTCCGAGCCCCTGCCCGAGGGCCTCACCCTGGAGCAGGTGCGGGGCCTGGAGGGGGTGCGGGTGCGGAACGCTTACGCCCGCTGGAGCCGGGAGACGGGCGTGCCCTGGTACGGCCGGAGCTACGACCGGGGCAACTGGCGGGCGGCGGACCCGGTGAACCGGGCCCTCTCCGCCGGGGCGAGCTACCTCTACGGCCTGGCCCACGCGGCCATCGTCTCCCTGGGCTTTAGCCCCGCTTTGGGCTTCATCCACACGGGGAAGCTCCTCTCCTTTGTCTACGACATCGCCGACCTCTACAAGGCCGACTACCTGGTGCCCGCCGCCTTCCGCACCGTGGCCGAATCCGAAGAGGCCGTGGAGCGAAGGGTGCGCCGGGCCCTGCGGGAGGCCATTCAGGAGGGGAGGCTCCTTGAGCGCATGGCGGAAGACCTTCTGAACCTCTTCCGGGGCCTCGGCCTCCCCGAGGAGGAGGACCCGGTGGAAGAGGACCCCACCCGCCCCGGGGGGCTTTGGGACCTCGAGGGCGAGGTGGAGGGCGGGGTGGCCTATGGTGGTGATGATCCTGGAGAAGGTGCCGAGGAGCCTGAGGGGTGA
- the cas2e gene encoding type I-E CRISPR-associated endoribonuclease Cas2e, with product MVVMILEKVPRSLRGDLTRFLVEVDTGVFVGRVSATVRELLWERAVEKAEGGRVALAYRTNNEQGFALRLHGYPDRFLRDFDGIVLVSVRNAEAVRKAEKLSRQVERYKKRLAKGSEGDLESQSP from the coding sequence ATGGTGGTGATGATCCTGGAGAAGGTGCCGAGGAGCCTGAGGGGTGACCTCACCCGCTTCCTGGTAGAGGTGGACACCGGGGTCTTCGTGGGCCGGGTCAGCGCCACGGTGCGAGAGCTCCTTTGGGAACGGGCCGTGGAGAAGGCCGAGGGCGGCCGGGTGGCCCTCGCCTACCGGACGAACAACGAGCAGGGCTTCGCCTTGCGGCTTCACGGCTACCCGGACCGCTTTCTGCGGGACTTTGATGGTATAGTGCTGGTGAGCGTTCGGAACGCCGAGGCGGTGCGGAAGGCGGAGAAGCTGTCCAGGCAGGTTGAGAGGTACAAAAAACGCCTTGCCAAGGGTTCCGAAGGGGATCTTGAGAGCCAAAGTCCGTAA